The Arachis ipaensis cultivar K30076 chromosome B07, Araip1.1, whole genome shotgun sequence genome includes a window with the following:
- the LOC107609872 gene encoding universal stress protein A-like protein translates to MAKASSRTVGIAMDFSPTSKLALKWAVHNLINRDDRIILINVQPPQADHTRKDLFQDTGSPLVPLEEFREMNFTKQYGIARDPEVIDILDTLSRTKGAKAMFKVYWGDPREKLCNAVEDLQLNSLVIGSRGLGPIKRVLMGSVSKYVVTNASCPVTVVKGNQSSNSRH, encoded by the exons ATGGCAAAGGCATCATCAAGAACCGTTGGAATAGCTATGGATTTCTCTCCAACAAGCAAGTTAGCACTCAAATGGGCTGTTCATAATCTCATCAACAGAGATGATCGAATCATTTTGATCAATGTTCAGCCTCCACAAGCTGATCACACCAGAAAGGATCTCTTTCAGGACACTGGTTCGC CTTTGGTGCCTCTGGAGGAATTCAGGGAGATGAATTTCACAAAGCAGTATGGGATTGCTAGGGATCCTGAAGTCATAGATATCCTTGACACTCTCTCAAGGACCAAAGGG GCAAAGGCAATGTTTAAGGTGTACTGGGGAGATCCAAGGGAGAAGTTGTGCAATGCTGTGGAAGATCTTCAGCTCAATTCTTTGGTTATTGGAAGCAGGGGTTTAGGTCCCATTAAGAG GGTGTTGATGGGCAGTGTAAGCAAGTATGTGGTGACAAATGCTTCTTGCCCTGTCACGGTGGTTAAGGGCAACCAATCTTCAAATTCTAGGCATTAA